The sequence CATGCAACATCTGACATTTCCATTTTCAATACATCATGCGCACTATGTGCTGCTTGAACTGTCAGATAGCGAGTCAGAAGCCCATGCCAGCGCTATGCTGGAAGCACTATTGGCGAGTGCCCTTGAAAATGATATTTGTCAGGATGCTGTATTGGCATCATCCTCTTCTCAATCAAAAACTTTGTGGAACTGGCGCGAAAGCATTTCCTCGGCCCAGGCTAAAGAAGGCAAAAACATTAAACATGATATTTCTTTGCCGATTTCACGAATTGCGGAATTCATCACTGTCACCGACGCGCTCTTGCAGCAACATTTTCCCGAATGTCGCAACGTGACTTTCGGCCATTTGGGCGACGGCAATTTACATTACAACGTTTCGCCGGCCATCGGCTATTCCATCGACCTGTTTCTGGAACAGCAATCGCATATCAATCGTGTCGTTCACGATAGCGTGCACCAGTTTGGTGGGTCTATTTCGGCCGAGCATGGAATCGGCGCATTAAAGCGTGATGCGCTATTACATTACAAATCGTCGGTAGAAATTTCCCTGATGAAAACAATTAAACACGCATTAGATCCGCAGAATCTGATGAACCCAGGCAAAGTCCTCTGAAGTCGATCCACGGGTGAACCGATTATCGATTTTCGCGCTCTTGCGCGCTTTTTGAATTTGCTGCTAATTTGTTATTAAATTTGCTCACCAAGCATTCACGCATTTAACTTGCCCTTGATTTCCCCCTGAACGCGCGGTTTTACAGACTGTTACACGGCGTTTGTCCACCTAAACCCCTTCAGCGCGTTAAGCTCTGATAACTATCGGTCACCGCCCCACTGGCTGGTGCAGCTATAACGCTACTTCACCATCGGATCAAGATGCTGCCGACCCACCAAAAATCTCGTTTCAATTCGCCACTGGTTACGATCTCATTTTTGTTTAGCGTAGGGATCGGCGCGTTGAATCCGCTCTGCGCAAGCGCGGCACCGGCATCTCCCATCCGCACTCCTGACTTTACCCCGGTTCTGGCACCCACCGTTACCCCTGTTCCATCGCCCTCCTCCTCTCTTACGGAGAACGAAAAAGCGCTGCATGTGCTGAATCGTCTGGGATATGGACCGCGTCCGGGCGACGTGGATGCGATAAAAAAAATCGGTATCAAGCGCTATATTGCGCAGCAGCTGAACCCGGACCGTATTCCGCTTCCGCAGTCGTTAGTCGATCAGTTGGCCAGCCTTCCAACCTATCAACTTAGCCAAACCCAGCTGTATCAACAATACGGTCCGCCATCTTTCCCGCCTAATACTGCGACCCAGGAAGAGAAAAATCAATCGCGTCAGCGGGCTAATAAAGAAATCACCCTGCAATCGCACCAAGCCCGTTTATGGGAAGCGACCGAAAGCCCACGTCAATTGCAGGAAGTGATGACCGAATTCTGGTTTAACCACTTCAATGTTTTTGAAGGCAAGGAATGGGTTCGCTACTGGAATGGCGAATTTGAAAAAAACGTATTGCGCCCCAACGCACTGGGCAACTTCAGGCAATTACTGGGATCGGTAGCGCATCATCCCGCCATGCTGTATTACCTGGATAACTGGCTCAGCAGCGGTGTTAATACACCGGAAGCCCGGGGCCGCTTTAAAGGCCTGAACGAAAATTATGGTCGTGAACTACTGGAACTCCACACGCTAGGGGTAAACGGTGGTTATACCCAGGCCGACGTGATTGCCCTGGCTCGGATTCTGAGTGGCTGGACGATCGATGTAAAAGACATGAAGAATGGCGCCGCGAACGGGGCCAACCCAGACCAGCCCACTTTCATTTTTAACCCGCGTCGTCATGACACAGGCGACAAGGTCTTTCTCGGTCAAACCATTAAAGGTATTGCCGGTCCTGGCGGGGAACAGGAAGGCGAACAAGCCTTGGATATCGTGGCGCGACAACCCGCCACGGCGCGCTTTGTTTCCACCAAACTGGTCCAATATTTTGTTAGTGATAAACCTGATCCGGCATTAGTAGAAAAGTTGGCCCAGCGATTCCTGAGCAGCAATGGCGATATCAAGGCCGTACTGCATACACTTTTTGAGAGTCAACAATTTTGGTCGCGCGCTAACTATCAAACCCAGTTCAAGACGCCTTACCAATATGTGGTATCCGCATTGCGCGCCAGCGACATTCCAGTCGCCAATGTGCGGCCCGTGGATAACGCACTGAATCAGTTAGGCCAACCGCTCTATGGCTGGCTGACTCCCGAAGGGTATAAATTTTCAGAAGAAGCCTGGCTCAATCCCGATGCGTTGCTGCGCCGAATCAATTTTGTCAGCAGCCTTAGTAATGGAAAATCACCAATAGGGTTTCCGCCACCACCGCCAGGGCCGCCGAATAATGCGGTCCCTTTAGATCCGCAACAGTTAATCAAGACCCTTGCACCGATGCTCGATCAACGCAGCATCGATACGATCACCGCCGCCCCGGCAAATCTGCAAGCCAGCATGATTCTGGGTAGTCCCGATTTTATGAAGAGGTAAGTCATGAAGCGCCGCGATTTTATCCGCAGTATCAGTCAACTAGGCATCGTCGGTAGCGGTGCTATCCTGATTCCCATTGGACTGTCTGGTTGTGTTGTCGCCCCCTCCACCAAACCCAATTTGGCGGGGCTACCAAAGGCCAACAGAGGCGCGGCACCGCTGGCCTACGGTACGCCGCTGAAACGTGATCGCCAGACGGGGGATGGCACTCCACGCATGATCGTGGTATTTCTGCGCGGTGCGGTGGACGGACTGAACGTCGTGGTACCACACGGCGATCAACATTATTACCAGGCGCGTCCCACTATTGCAGTCGCTCGTCCGGGAGAGACAAATGGTGCAATCGACCTGACCGGATATTTCGGGTTACATCCAGCCTTGCAACCGCTAAAGGCGTATTGGGATAGCGGCCAGTTGGCGTTCATCCATGCCTCCGGCTCGCTCGATATGTCGCGCTCGCATTTTGAGGCGCAAGACTATATGGAAACCGGCACACCCGGACAACATAACACGCAGGATGGCTGGATGAATCGTCTGCTCGCCACCATGCCCGCCCACGAAGCGCCGATGCAAGCCCTGACGCTTGGCGAGTCCATACCGCGCATCTTGACCGGCAGATCGGTAGTTGCGAATATGCCGACAGGACGTGATGCCACCCGACTTACGCAGATTGATAAGCCTGACGTCAACCTTGCCTTCAACGCGCTCTATCAACAAGATCCGAGTTTGGGAAAAGCTTTCCGGGACGGTTTAGCTGCGCGCAAGGAAATGTTGATGGACCTGACCAGTACAGAACAGCGCGCCGCCAATAATGGTGCCCCGTTGCCAAACGGACTCTCCATCGATACCACCAGACTGGGTCGTCTGATGTGCAGCAATCCGGCGATACGACTCGGCTTCGTCGCCGTCGGCGGATGGGATACGCACGCGAATCAGGGTAACGGCGCTGGTCAGTTAGCTGGACGGCTGCGCCCCCTGGCCGATGGTCTGACCACTCTGGCGAAAGAACTGGGGCCCGCCTTTAACGACACCGTCATCGTGGTGATGTCTGAGTTCGGCAGAACCTTTCGCGAAAACGGCAACGGTGGGACCGATCATGGCCATGGCAATGTGATGTGGCTACTCGGCGGCAACGTGCGAGGCCGTACCATCTACGGGACCTGGCCCGGCATAGACGATAAATCACTCAACGAAGGCCGTGACCTGGCGATCACCACGGACTTCCGCAGCGTGTTAGCAACGCTGGCGGAAAAACATATGGGTGTCAGCGACCCCGCGCTCCAACGCGTATTCCCTCAGTTTCCTGGCGTTGACAATCAGAAACTCAATTTCTTGATATAAGCATTGGCGCAGTTAAAATTCTCACTAAAACCTTAGGGTAAAACCGGGGAAAGTACCGCAATTAATTCGCATTTTATCCTCGGTTAAGCATCATGCTATTAAACATTATCGCCAGCAAATTTTATCAATTGACGTAGAGCATCGCCCTATCGTCAGTATCAATCGGTGCGCAAACCCCGTGCGCTCTATCCTACAAAAAAATCAGGTTTCTTCTGATAACAATTCCTCGCCCGAAGTCTAAAATAAATTAATCGGCCTACACTCAACACGTCTTTGGTCATGCCATACCAGTTGGCTGGGATCAGGCCGATTGTCGGTTTATTGCGCCGTGCAGTTCCAGCTAGACGTTTCAATTGATTGCCCTTCCCATCCTACGCGAGGTAGAACCCATGGTGACACGTAAAAAAAATCCGTCTTCTACTGACGGTGCCGGATCTGTATTAAGTACTATCGCAGGGCCGTCGAATGCCGCGCCTCCGACCAGCGTCGGGACCACGGAAAGTGCCCCGAATAAACTACTGGAAAAAGTGGTGACCAGCCAGGCTTTAGCCGCACAGATGCCGCATAACGATAGCAAGCCCGGCGAATACGGGACCGGAGAGAGTGAAGCGCCGGCTCCGCAAGTGGGCTCAACGGGCCAGCCAGCCAGCGAATTGGCAACTGCCAGTACCGCATCAGAAAACAATGCCTCACCCAAAATTGGCGACGGTCAACCAGACATCGGCGGCAATCCTACTTCTGGCCCGCTTGATCGTGTACGTGTTGATGCTGGCGGTCAAGCCCTCACGACCAATCAAGGGGTGGCCGTTGCAGATAATCAAAGCTCTTTAAAAATCGGCTTGC is a genomic window of Glaciimonas sp. PAMC28666 containing:
- a CDS encoding DUF1800 domain-containing protein, with the protein product MLPTHQKSRFNSPLVTISFLFSVGIGALNPLCASAAPASPIRTPDFTPVLAPTVTPVPSPSSSLTENEKALHVLNRLGYGPRPGDVDAIKKIGIKRYIAQQLNPDRIPLPQSLVDQLASLPTYQLSQTQLYQQYGPPSFPPNTATQEEKNQSRQRANKEITLQSHQARLWEATESPRQLQEVMTEFWFNHFNVFEGKEWVRYWNGEFEKNVLRPNALGNFRQLLGSVAHHPAMLYYLDNWLSSGVNTPEARGRFKGLNENYGRELLELHTLGVNGGYTQADVIALARILSGWTIDVKDMKNGAANGANPDQPTFIFNPRRHDTGDKVFLGQTIKGIAGPGGEQEGEQALDIVARQPATARFVSTKLVQYFVSDKPDPALVEKLAQRFLSSNGDIKAVLHTLFESQQFWSRANYQTQFKTPYQYVVSALRASDIPVANVRPVDNALNQLGQPLYGWLTPEGYKFSEEAWLNPDALLRRINFVSSLSNGKSPIGFPPPPPGPPNNAVPLDPQQLIKTLAPMLDQRSIDTITAAPANLQASMILGSPDFMKR
- a CDS encoding DUF1501 domain-containing protein, producing MKRRDFIRSISQLGIVGSGAILIPIGLSGCVVAPSTKPNLAGLPKANRGAAPLAYGTPLKRDRQTGDGTPRMIVVFLRGAVDGLNVVVPHGDQHYYQARPTIAVARPGETNGAIDLTGYFGLHPALQPLKAYWDSGQLAFIHASGSLDMSRSHFEAQDYMETGTPGQHNTQDGWMNRLLATMPAHEAPMQALTLGESIPRILTGRSVVANMPTGRDATRLTQIDKPDVNLAFNALYQQDPSLGKAFRDGLAARKEMLMDLTSTEQRAANNGAPLPNGLSIDTTRLGRLMCSNPAIRLGFVAVGGWDTHANQGNGAGQLAGRLRPLADGLTTLAKELGPAFNDTVIVVMSEFGRTFRENGNGGTDHGHGNVMWLLGGNVRGRTIYGTWPGIDDKSLNEGRDLAITTDFRSVLATLAEKHMGVSDPALQRVFPQFPGVDNQKLNFLI